One segment of Solanum stenotomum isolate F172 chromosome 1, ASM1918654v1, whole genome shotgun sequence DNA contains the following:
- the LOC125877346 gene encoding F-box protein PP2-B15-like: MDVFNELPEDCISSILSLTSPKDTISFSLVSSFLRLVAASDFVWQTLLPSDCDKIIDKSVIPLNYSSKKELFIRLCNSILIDGGNKSFAIEKSSGKKSYIISAEELSLLYGEEPDHWTWKSVPESRFSKVAELKVICKLVVKAKLRTSMLSANTNYGIYFIMKISDRAFGLSSVPVETSVEIGNRKDVHTATLDQRKGEKDLPNEKQRYERVLYKREDGWMEIELGELFNGGDEDEDEEFTVSLKEVKGFHVKGGLVIEGIEVRPKH; encoded by the exons ATGGATGTATTCAATGAATTACCAGAAGATTGCATTTCTTCAATTCTTTCTCTTACTTCACCTAAGGATACAATTAGTTTCTCTCTGGTTTCATCCTTTCTCCGATTAGTGGCAGCATCTGATTTTGTCTGGCAAACATTATTGCCTTCTGATTGTGATAAAATTATTGACAAATCTGTCATTCCATTGAATTATTCTTCTAAAAAAGAGCTTTTTATTCGTCTCTGCAATTCAATTCTCATTGATGGTGGTAACAAG AGCTTTGCGATAGAGAAATCAAGTgggaaaaaatcatatataatcTCAGCTGAAGAATTGTCCCTTTTATATGGGGAAGAACCAGATCATTGGACTTGGAAATCTGTGCCAGAATCAAG GTTCTCAAAAGTGGCTGAACTGAAAGTGATATGCAAATTAGTAGTAAAAGCAAAGCTAAGGACAAGTATGCTTTCTGCAAACACGAATTATGGAATTTATTTCATAATGAAAATCTCAGATCGTGCATTTGGTCTGAGTTCAGTGCCGGTTGAGACTAGTGTGGAAATCGGCAATCGGAAAGATGTTCACACGGCGACTCTGGATCAACGGAAGGGCGAAAAAGATCTGCCGAATGAAAAACAGAGGTATGAAAGAGTGCTGTATAAAAGGGAAGATGGATGGATGGAAATTGAGTT AGGAGAATTATTCAATGGTggagatgaagatgaagatgaggaATTTACAGTGAGTTTAAAGGAGGTGAAGGGATTCCATGTAAAAGGTGGACTTGTCATTGAAGGCATTGAAGTTAGGCCTAAACACTAG